In the Purpureocillium takamizusanense chromosome 5, complete sequence genome, one interval contains:
- the ALG11 gene encoding GDP-Man:Man(3)GlcNAc(2)-PP-dolichol alpha-1,2-mannosyltransferase (EggNog:ENOG503NV7J~CAZy:GT4~COG:M~BUSCO:EOG09262UB3~TransMembrane:1 (o23-42i)) yields the protein MAADTCAAPDGSKPFSFGLEPRTLAFVVVLISSTPFLLVFVLPRILARIGQALGWTLRKRTDGRRSLLLSLMQDDDNKRDGQADKRQAQEAGAGVLSGVDIQQQDWNGIVGFFHPFCNAGGGGERVLWAAIRATQIRWPKAKCVVYTGDHDVNKDAILHRIESRFNIHLHPPTITFLYLSKRHWVLASTWPHFTLLGQSLGSMILAWDAFSLLVPDIFIDTMGYAFALGLSKFLFPSVPTGAYVHYPTISTDMLASLDPTSSVGSLGVNAGKGTGSRGMAKRAYWELFAKIYSWVGSSIDVVMTNSTWTQAHVKSLWGPWREEKEKTHPIAVVYPPCAVSELENEVEVSEASEKRREPVLVYIAQFRPEKNHQLILQSFAEFLRTKTKAAQSARLVLIGSVRDDQDSKKVYQLRLLVNELGIKDRVEFHLDASWPEILEWLCRASVGVNGMWNEHFGIGVVEYQAAGLISVVHDSGGPKLDIVVDVDGEPTGYHATSAEEFAAGYEKALSHPNPLQVRKRARASAKRFTEEEFAKKWLAEMDWLVALRTRR from the exons atggccgccgacacctgcgccgcgcccgacggcagcaagccGTTTTCGTTTGGCCTCGAGCCTCGTACCCTcgcgttcgtcgtcgtcctcatctccTCGACTCCGtttctcctcgtcttcgtcctccccCGAATCCTTGCCCGCATCGGCCAGGCCCTCGGCTGGACCCTCCGCAAGCGCACGGATGGCCGGCGATCTCTACTCTTGTCGCTCatgcaagacgacgacaacaagcGTGACGGTCAAGCGGACAAGAGACAAGCCcaggaggccggcgccggtgtGCTCAGTGGAGTCGATATACAGCAGCAGGACTGgaacggcatcgtcggcttcTTCCACCCATTTTG CAATgccggaggcggtggtgagCGCGTTCTGTGGGCTGCCATTCGTGCAACACAAATCCGCTGGCCCAAGGCCAAGTGTGTCGTCTATACCGGCGATCACGACGTGAACAAGGATGCCATACTGCACCGCATCGAA AGCCGATTCAACATCCATCTCCACCCACCAACCATTACATTTCTCTACCTATCCAAGAGGCATTGGGTCTTGGCTTCGACATGGCCTCACTTCACCCTCCTTGGCCAGTCGTTGGGCTCCATGATCCTTGCCTGGGACGCCTTCTCGCTACTCGTTCCAGACATCTTCATCGACACTATGGGCTACGCCTTCGCTCTCGGCCTCTCGAAGTTCCTGTTTCCTAGCGTGCCGACCGGCGCCTACGTCCACTACCCAACCATCTCTACCGACATGCTCGCCTCCCTGGACCCTACGTCTTCGGTCGGCTCTCTGGGTGTCAACGCCGGCAAGGGCACGGGCAGCCGCGGCATGGCCAAGAGGGCATATTGGGAGCTGTTCGCCAAGATCTATTCATGGGTCGGCTCCTCCATCGATGTCGTCATGACCAACTCGACGTGGACTCAGGCACACGTCAAGAGCCTGTGGGGTCCGTGGCGTgaggagaaggaaaagaCGCACCCAATAGCTGTCGTCTATCCTCCGTGTGCCGTCAGTGAACTCGAAAACGAGGTCGAGGTATCAGAGGCGAGCGAGAAAAGGCGCGAGCCCGTGCTCGTCTATATTGCCCAGTTTCGTCCCGAGAAAAACCACCAGCTCATCCTGCAGTCCTTTGCCGAGTTCCTCAGgaccaagaccaaggccgcGCAGTCGGCCCGCCTGGTCCTCATTGGCAGCGTGCGAGATGACCAGGACTCCAAGAAAGTGTATCAGCTGCGGCTGTTGGTTAATGAGCTCGGCATTAAGGATCGCGTCGAGTTTCACCTGGACGCGTCTTGGCCCGAGATTTTAGAATGGCTGTGTAGGGCTTCGGTGGGCGTCAACGGCATGTGGAACGAGCACTTTGGCATCGGCGTGGTCGAGTACCAAGCCGCGGGCCTCATTTCTGTTGTGCACGACAGCGGCGGACCCAAGCTGGACattgtcgtcgacgtggacggcgagcCGACAG GTTACCACGCTACGTCTGCGGAAGAGTTCGCGGCGGGCTACGAAAAGGCCCTCTCTCATCCCAACCCCTTGCAGGTGCGAAAGCGagcccgcgcctcggccaagaGGTTCACCGAAGAGGAGTTTGCCAAGAAGTGGCTGGCCGAGATGGATTGGCTCGTTGCTCTACGGACGAGGCGATAG
- a CDS encoding uncharacterized protein (COG:E~EggNog:ENOG503NVUM~MEROPS:MER0001629~SECRETED:SignalP(1-28~SECRETED:cutsite=ARA-VP~SECRETED:prob=0.4205)), with protein sequence MRLSGTWPHALRLLLAISLHHVAVTARAVPEIVLSPDSHGSLGAVASEAAECSAIGRDLMARGGNAADALVGTTFCVGVIGMYHSGIGGGGFAMIRDAHGNYEAVDFREAAPAAAHQDMYQGNVNGSIVGGLAVGVPSEVRGLEYIHKKYGVLPWTTVMQGAIHVARNGFKVTSDTVGYMKSGVAGREFNYLSQDPSFAQDFAPNGTLLGEGDIMVRKRYADTLQKIAEQGGDAFYKGEIAEAMVKYIQQTNGSMTLDDLSSYEVLSRPVKSVRYRGVDLHTVGAPASGAVCLNILKTMEQFDLPDRGGDVNLTAHRFAEAMRFAYGSRVELGDPDYVDGVRAFEDRMLSEVNARRIRDNISDDHTQPVEAYDPSDMYAPDGHGTSHIVTADASGMATSLTTTINLLFGAQIMDPTSGVILNNEMNDFSIPGVPNEFGFQPSEANYIRPGKRPLSSVTPVIVSDPRRGGRLVATVGAAGGSRIITATAAALWHVLEHAMSMREALAEPRMHDQLMPNTVLLEYKFGNGTAASLAARGHNLTYVGEGLSAVQGIKVLDDGTFEAASEPRQRNSAGLTI encoded by the exons ATGA GACTCTCCGGCACCTGGCCCCATGCACTAAGGCTGCTCCTGGCCATCTCACTTCACCATGTTGCCGTCACTGCTCGCGCCGTTCCCGAGATCGTTCTCAGCCCGGACTCTCATGGGTCCCTTGGCGCCGTAgccagcgaggccgccgagtgCAGCGCGATAGGAAGAGACCTGATGGCTAGAGGC GGCAATGCTGCCGACGCCTTGGTCGGCACGACGTtctgcgtcggcgtcatcggcatGTATCACTCAGGcatcggtggcggcggcttcgccatgatccgcgacgcccacggcaaCTACGAGGCCGTTGACTTTCGGGAggctgctcccgccgcggcccacCAAGACATGTATCAGGGCAACGTGAACGggagcatcgtcggcggcctaGCGGTCGGCGTGCCCAGCGAGGTCCGCGGCCTGGAGTACATCCATAAGAAATACGGT GTGCTCCCCTGGACGACCGTCATGCAAGGCGCCATTCATGTCGCGAGAAACGGCTTCAAAG TAACGAGCGACACGGTCGGGTACATGAAGAGTGGCGTCGCTGGCAGGGAATTCAACTACTTGAGCCAGGACCCCAGCTTTGCGCAGGACTTTGCGCCCAACG GGACGTTGCTGGGTGAAGGCGACATCATGGTCCGGAAGCGATATGCCGA TACTCTCCAAAAGATTGCGGAGCAAGGAGGAGACGCGTTTTACAAGGGCGAGATCG CCGAGGCCATGGTCAAGTACATCCAGCAGACCAACGGCAGCATgacgctcgacgacctgTCGTCCTACGAGGTCCTCTCGCGGCCCGTCAAGTCGGTGCGCtaccgcggcgtcgacctgcaCACGGtgggcgcgcccgccagcggcgccgtgtgCCTCAACATCCTCAAGACGATGGAGCAGTTTGACCTGCcggaccgcggcggcgacgtgaaCCTCACGGCGCACCGcttcgccgaggccatgcgCTTCGCGTACGGCTcccgcgtcgagctcggcgacccgGACTACGTGGACGGCGTGCGCGCCTTCGAGGACCGCATGCTCAGCGAGGTCAACGCCCGGCGCATCCGCGACAACATCTCCGACGACCACACGCAGCCCGTCGAGGCGTACGACCCGTCCGACATGTACGCGCCTGATGGGCACGGCACGTCGCACATCGTCACGGCCGACGCCTCTGGCATGGCCACGTCGCTAACCACGACCATCAACCTCCTCTTTGGCGCGCAGATCATGGACCCTACATCGGGCGTCATCCT CAACAACGAGATGAACGACTTCTCCATCCCCGGTGTGCCCAACGAGTTCGGCTTCCAGCCCTCCGAGGCCAACTACATCCGGCCGGGCAAGCGGCCCCTCTCGTCCGTCACGCCCGTCATCGTCTCGGAcccgcggcgcggaggccgcctcgtcgccacagtcggcgccgccggcggctcgcgcatcatcaccgccaccgccgcggcgctgtggcacgtcctcgagcacgccatgtccatgcgcgaggccctcgccgagcccCGCATGCACGACCAGCTCATGCCTAACACCGTCTTGCTCGAGTACAAGTTTGGCAACGGGACCGCCGCGTCTCTGGCCGCGAGGGGCCACAACCTGACCTACGTCGGTGAGGGGCTCAGCGCCGTGCAAGGTATTAAGGTGCTCGATGATGGGACGTttgaggcggcgagcgagccgagGCAGCGCAACAGCGCCGGCTTGACCATCTAG
- the TRM2 gene encoding tRNA (uracil(54)-C(5))-methyltransferase (COG:J~EggNog:ENOG503NVPX) — MRIAWRAPSQILSRPSSLRPPRRPPSFFLFQGRLALATMASAQPAPTAPAQVNGNGNGGGAVVDTTNKPPHKRANPGNNGGGHGKAREWKHKKTKREKNITEGSSEDVLRNDIRALLESRKAAEPASNDDDGSNGDATDELLPEEGSETDVEVLELSSTGDGLAMRPGGSRQVYVVPFSIPGDTVRVKVFRHVLRENQTVADFVSVVKPSPLRDDARVQCKYFASCGGCQFQMLDYPEQLRLKRRILEKAYRNFSNLPAELLPAIQDTIGSPLQYGYRTKLTPHFDGPPGYRPSKRSKNPGIPFESCPDVGFMQKGKRKVLDIEDCPIGTDAVRQGMTRERERMQREFKKYERGATILLRENTRRYPSGGDEVAPADGQLPPYAVRTEGDGFVDVKSCETDSKATTTEYIGDHIFTNPAGSFFQNNNSILPKFTSYIKERILPPASSSSSSSSPSSTPSSPIKYLIDAYSGSGLFTITLASVFQHSTGIDIAADSIASARKNASLNGLGEDRCKFIAADAGQLFKNVSYPRDETVVVLDPPRKGCDADFLAQLRRFGPKRILYVSCNVHTQARDVGVLVRGEGDGARYDVESLVGFDFFPQTGHVEGVAILNRHDGDKEPAQEPVGQMDS; from the coding sequence ATGAGAATCGCCTGGAGAGCCCCGTCACAAATCCTCTCGAGACCATCCAGCCTCCGTCCTCCACGACGACCACCCTCATTCTTCCTCTTCCAAGGCCGCCTGGCGCTTGCCACCATGGCATCGGCCCAGCCCGCTCcgaccgcgcccgcccaggtCAACGGCAACGGTAACGGAGGGGGTGCAGTAGTAGACACCACCAACAAGCCTCCTCACAAGCGCGCGAACCCCggcaacaacggcggcggccatggcaagGCCAGGGAGTGGAAGCACAAGAAGACGAAGCGGGAGAAGAACATCACCGAGGGCTCGTCCGAGGACGTCTTGCGCAACGACATCCGAGCACTGTTGGAATCCCGGAAAGCTGCAGAGCCCGCGTCcaatgatgacgatggcagCAACGGAGACGCCACCGATGAGCTTCTCCCCGAAGAAGGCTCCGAGACGGACGTCGAAGTGCTGGAGCTCTCCTccaccggcgacggcctcgccatgCGCCCCGGCGGCTCCCGTCAAGTCTACGTCGTCCCCTTCTCCATCCCCGGAGACACCGTCCGCGTCAAGGTCTTCCGCCACGTCCTCCGCGAGAACCAGACCGTCGCCGActtcgtctccgtcgtcaaGCCCTCCccgctgcgcgacgacgcccgcgtccagTGCAAGTACTTTGCCtcgtgcggcggctgccagTTCCAGATGCTCGACTACCCggagcagctccgcctcAAGCGCCGCATATTGGAGAAGGCCTACCGCAACTTCTCCAACCTCCCCGCCGAGCTCCTGCCCGCCATCCAGGACACCATAGGCAGCCCCCTGCAGTACGGCTACCGCACCAAGCTGACGCCGCACTTTGACGGCCCGCCCGGCTACCGCCCCAGCAAGCGCTCCAAGAACCCCGGGATCCCCTTCGAGTCCTGTCCGGACGTCGGCTTCATGCAAAAGGGCAAGCGCAAGGTCCTTGACATCGAGGACTGTCCCATCGGCACCGACGCCGTGCGTCAGGGCATGACGCGTGAGCGCGAACGCATGCAGCGCGAGTTCAAAAAGTACGAGCGTGGCGCAACTATTCTGCTTCGCGAGAACACCCGCCGGTATCCCagcggtggcgacgaggtcgcacCCGCGGACGGCCAGCTTCCTCCGTACGCCGTCCGTACCGAAggcgacggcttcgtcgacgtaAAGTCGTGCGAGACAGACTCCAAGGCCACCACAACAGAGTACATTGGCGACCACATCTTCACCAACCCCGCCGGATCCTTTTTCCAGAACAACAACTCCATCCTTCCCAAGTTCACCTCGTACATCAAGGAGCGCATCCTACCACcggcttcatcatcatcatcatcatcatcgccctcctccactcccTCCTCACCCATCAAATACCTCATAGATGCGTATTCCGGGTCCGGGCTCTTCACCATCACCCTCGCCTCCGTCTTTCAGCACTCGACcggcatcgacatcgccgccgactccaTCGCCTCAGCCCGCAAGAACGCTTCCCTaaacggcctcggcgaggaccgGTGCAAgttcatcgccgccgacgccggccagctcTTCAAAAACGTCTCCTACCCGCGCGACGAGactgtcgtcgtcctggacCCCCCGCGCAAGGGTTGCGACGCCGACttcctcgcccagctgcgcAGGTTCGGCCCCAAGCGCATCCTCTACGTCAGCTGCAACGTCCATACTCAGGCCAGGGACGTGGGCGTTctcgtccgcggcgagggcgatggtgCGAGATACGATGTAGAAAGCCTCGTTGGCTTCGACTTCTTCCCCCAGACGGGCCATGTCGAGGGTGTTGCCATCTTGAACAGACACGATGGTGACAAAGAGCCAGCCCAAGAGCCCGTGGGACAAATGGATTCATGA